The following proteins are encoded in a genomic region of Sesamum indicum cultivar Zhongzhi No. 13 linkage group LG8, S_indicum_v1.0, whole genome shotgun sequence:
- the LOC105168097 gene encoding uncharacterized protein LOC105168097: protein MIMLQHQYHVHYKTLPPIAISSSNLPTFIIKMPSKLQNLLLFLLLLAFQEMIIMHGEAEAAVCESPSKLFTGLCFSDRNCSAICEKENFVTGRCKFWKCICSKDCGTGGGGGGGGGDPGGPPDEGGDEGPPEGGPPATVVNRKPLMES from the exons ATGATAATGCTTCAACATCAGTACCATGTTCACTATAAAACCCTACCCCCCATCGCAATATCATCATCCAACCTTCCAACTTTCATCATCAAAATGCCTTCCAAACTCCAAAATCTTCTGCTCTTTCTCCTCCTCTTGGCCTTCC AGGAGATGATAATAATGCATGGGGAGGCAGAGGCAGCCGTGTGCGAGTCGCCGAGCAAACTGTTTACAGGCCTTTGCTTCAGCGACAGAAACTGCTCCGCCATCTGCGAGAAAGAGAACTTCGTCACTGGCCGTTGCAAATTCTGGAAATGCATTTGCAGCAAAGACTGCGGCACTggtggcggcggcggcggaggaggaggCGATCCAGGTGGCCCGCCTGACGAAGGCGGCGACGAAGGCCCGCCGGAGGGAGGGCCTCCCGCAACCGTTGTTAACAGGAAGCCTTTGATGGAGTCCTGA
- the LOC105168095 gene encoding putative defensin-like protein 3: MTMRLFDLFLLVLLVSCIGAEAAVCQTRSQQFRGLCFRNDNCAAICEKEGYISGSCKGFLLRCICFKDCGATGGGPPDGSPDGDGGTPEGLTGSHVTSNISSVYKYGKNEAKPGNAEIKKG; this comes from the exons ATGACAATGAGGCTCTTTGATCTCTTCCTGCTTGTCCTCTTGGTTTCCT GTATAGGGGCAGAAGCAGCAGTATGCCAGACGAGAAGCCAGCAGTTCAGAGGGTTATGCTTCAGAAATGATAACTGTGCTGCAATCTGCGAGAAGGAAGGTTATATATCCGGGAGCTGCAAGGGGTTTCTCCTAAGGTGCATTTGCTTTAAAGATTGTGGTGCCACTGGTGGCGGCCCTCCTGACGGGTCACCAGATGGGGATGGTGGCACGCCTGAAGGCCTTACTGGCAGCCATGTGACTTCCAATATCAGTAGTGTCTATAAATATGGGAAAAATGAAGCCAAGCCTGGAAATGCtgaaataaagaaaggatAG
- the LOC105168096 gene encoding DCN1-like protein 1, with the protein MNKLGRGQRDKVQQFMSITGASEKVAIHALKSSDWQFEGAFDIFYSHPQLKSVADTRHLEELYNRYKDPYADMILADGITLLCNDLQVDPQDIVMLVVSWHMKAATMCEFSKQEFIGGLQSLGIDSLEKFRERIPFMRSELKDEQKFREIYNFAFGWAKEKGQKSLALDTAIGMWQLLFAEKQWPLVDHWCQFLQARHNKAISRDTWSQLLEFARTVDPALSNYDPDGAWPYLIDEFVDYLTENDIIRKGKLSDWSYKH; encoded by the exons ATG AACAAGTTGGGTAGAGGGCAGCGTGACAAAGTGCAGCAATTCATGTCAATTACTGGGGCGAG TGAGAAAGTTGCTATCCATGCCCTGAAGTCCAGTGATTGGCAATTTGAAGGAGCATTTGACATATTTTACAGCCATCCCCAACTTAAGTCAGTTGCTGACACAAGGCATTTAGAGGAGCTTTACAACAGATACAAAG ATCCTTATGCTGATATGATTTTGGCTGATGGAATCACTCTCCTGTGCAATGACCTTCAG gTTGATCCTCAAGATATTGTCATG TTGGTGGTCTCATGGCATATGAAGGCTGCTACCATGTGTGAATTCTCAAAGCAGGAGTTCATTGGTGGATTACAATCTCTTGG GATAGATTCACTCGAGAAGTTCAGAGAAAGAATCCCGTTTATGCGTTCTGAACTGAAAGATGAAC AAAAGTTCAGGGAGATCTATAACTTTGCATTTGGCTGGGCAAAAGAGAAG GGTCAGAAGTCCTTGGCATTGGATACTGCAATTGGAATGTGGCAGTTGCTATTTGCAGAAAAGCAATGGCCGTTAGTGGATCATTGGTGCCAGTTCTTGCAG GCACGGCATAACAAAGCAATTTCTCGTGATACCTGGTCCCAGCTACTGGAGTTTGCAAGG ACAGTGGATCCTGCATTGTCAAACTATGATCCAGATGGGGCTTGGCCGTATCTGATTGATGAATTTGTTGACTACTTGACTGAAAATGACATAATTCGGAAGGGCAAGTTGAGTGATTGGAGCTACAAACATTGA
- the LOC105168098 gene encoding defensin-like protein 1 → MGVFQRQESIMGTKVFFSLLLLLLLLFTTHEEVGFDSMIVKADGRTCLSQSHGFRGQCWSNTNCRLVCRNEGFPGGRCRGFRRRCFCVRPCP, encoded by the exons ATGGGCGTGTTCCAGAGACAAGAAAGCATTATGGGCACAAAGGTCTTCTTCAGTCTCCTCCTGCTATTGCTCTTGCTCTTCACCACTC ACGAAGAGGTGGGGTTTGACAGCATGATAGTGAAGGCGGATGGCAGGACGTGCTTATCGCAGAGCCACGGGTTCAGGGGACAGTGCTGGAGCAACACCAATTGTCGGCTGGTGTGCAGGAACGAAGGTTTTCCGGGCGGCAGGTGTCGGGGCTTTCGCAGGCGCTGTTTTTGCGTCAGGCCCTGTCCCTAA